GAACAATGTGTCACGCAACGACAGCATCACCTCCAAGGACTGGGAACCACTTTACCAAAGATTAAGTAGTTGTCTAAGTTCAAACGAGTCCGGCTACGACAGCGATGGGGGTGCGACGGGAGCCCGACTGGGCAATAATCTGAGCATCTCCGGCGGAGATACCGAATCTATTGCCTCGGGCACACTCAAGCGTAACTCGCTCATCTCCCTCAGCTCTTCGGAGGGCGTTGGAATGGGCATGGGTCTGAGTCTGGGACTGGGTGCCCCATCGACGAGGAACAGCAGCATCTGCAGTGCTCCCGTGTCGCTGGGTGGCTACAACTACGACTATGAGACGGAGACGATACGGCGACGATTCAGGCAGGTAAAGCTGGAGCGCAAGTGTCAAGAGGACTACATCGGAATTGTCCTGTCGCCCAAAACGGTGATGACCAATAGCAATGAGCAGCAGTACAGGTATCTCATCGTGGAACTGGAACCCTATGGCATGGCCCAAAAGTGAGTATtggaaaattataaaatgattaatttcTTAACTTTTAACTTCTCTTTTCTAGGGATGGCCGTCTTCGCCTGGGTGACGAGATTGTCAACGTAAATGGAAAACACCTGCGAGGCATTCAATCCTTTGCAGAGGTTCAGCGCCTGTTGAGCAGCTTTGTGGACAACTGCATCGACCTGGTGATTGCTCACGATGAGGTGACCACGGTAACTGATTTCTACACCAAAATCCGTATCGATGGGATGAGCACGCAGCGCCACCGGCTGAGTTATGTTCAGCGCACACAGAGCACAGACAGTCTGAGCAGCATGCAGAgtctgcagctgcagcaggagaGGATTCAGGGTCACAATACggaacaggagcaggaggcCCAGGGCGAGGATCAGTGCGATGCGCGTTCAATGGCCAGCGTCAGCACAATGCCCACTCCGATGCCGCTGATGCAGCATCGCCGGAGCTCCACGCCCAGGCACTCACTGGATGTCGGTGCGCCGGAGCATGAGCTCCTCAGGAGGCGGGCGCGCAGCTCCTCAGGTCAGCGCAGCTTGGCTCTAACACCGACCCCACTCTTtgccagcggcagcaacagctgctcctcctcccctAACCACCGGTTGCTGGATAACGAGAACGACCCTGCTAACGACACCGATTCCTATACGCCAGTGTATGCAAATCGGGCGGCAAGCGTGTGCGTGGCCTCCTCCCTGGCGGACGATGAAAAGTGGCAGTTACTGGCCCGGAAGCGCTGCTCGGAGGGTTCCGCCCTATCCGCTACACCGAACCCGCAGCAATTTGGCCAGCGTACTCACTACGCCAGAAACTCCATCAATCTGGCCAACTCGCACTACCGCTCGCTCCGATTTGCCCACTCGCGGTTGAGTTCGTCGCGCCTTAGTCTGTTCATGCAGGCGCCTCCTAACAGTCTAACCGTCGGAGAGGGAGTCGCTAATACCCCATCCTCTACAGCTACCACAACCACTGATCTCACtaaccagcagcaacagcagcaaaaccAGCAACAGACACACCAATCACTGTACATCAAGCACTCGCCAAAGAGCGTCTCATTGTTCTCGCCTAATCCCTATGTTAACGCCTCATCCTCACCAGCTTCGGCATCCACATCAGCGGGAGCCGGCTCCTCCCTGGCTCCGCCAGCCGCTGCCCTAATGCATCACAGGCCATCGCTTCCGGTGGCCAAGCTAACAATACGCGACGAGGAAATGGCGGAGGTCATCCGTGCGTCGATGAGCGAGGGTGAGATTCAGTAATCCAATAATCAACTAAATTGCTTACAAGAAGAAATCAACTCATTTCCCGTGTCAAATACTAAACACTTGTTGCAAATTATAGGTAGTGGACGTTGCACCCCGAAGACTATAACCTTCTTTAAGGGACCTGGACTGAAATCGCTGGGCTTCAGCATAGTGGGAGGTCGAGATTCGCCCAAGGGCAACATGGGAATCTTTGTGAAGACCGTATTTCCTTCAGGTCAGGCAGCCGATGATGGCACACTGCAAGCGGGTAAGTTTTTTAAAGTCATTTCGATATCTACAGCCATAACTAAAATACATTCCAAACAGGCGATGAGATTGTGGAGATCAATGGAAACTCTGTGCATGGCATGAGTCATGCCGAAACCATAGGACTTTTTAAGAACGTAAGAGAGGGCACCATTGTGCTAAAAATCTTAAGAAGAAAGTAAGTACATCtagaaaactattttttttaattgaaaactaatgtttcacttttatttgcaGATTACAGAAAGCTAAATCGATGGGTTGCTAGTTAATGCCCGTAATTGACTTATTCCCATGGTAATACATAATTATGGACAACCTACATCGTTTAACCAAGTTAAATGTTAGCTTCGTTAATTAAGTGAAGCCTTTTTCGTAATCGTACAAAGCCCCTTGCTAGAACTATACTTATACAGACTCTATTTAGAAACTAGAATCCCAAATAGTATGTAAAGAATTGTATGGAgttacaattttaaattatttaccCATTCTAGACTAGGCTAAGGTTCGAAACGTTGTACAAGTTCTATTTACATACAACCTTAATATATTTACCTGAAAAGCAATATACGTTTTGTTTCAATAacattatattaaaataaatcacTCTGTTTCCGTTTCATTCTTCACAATCAGTCGTTGCTTTTTTACAAAATGCTCAATCCGGTTCTCCAAGCTCTCTGCAAAAACTGATTGATTAGAGTAAACCAAAAGAAAGTGTGCATTTAATACATACCACATCGTTTGCGTTCTAAAAGAGGCTGATATTGACGTGGATTGACGGAATCCTGCAACAGCGTTACCTGAGCCAGTACCTTCTCTTTTGGCTTAAAGTTCTCTTCAAATAAGGATTCCAGTTGTTGCAGCACATTGCGTATCATGGTGCTCTTAACGCTAAATTGCGTCCACTCACACTGGGTGTTTTCGATAAGCTTTTGTAGATTTTCCTCATTGTAAATCCACGCCGTAAGATCACGCTCCACGTGCTCGGGAGCATTTAAGTCATCTGATTCGTCGGCGACTGTATCCATGGCCTCTTCATTTGCATCACCGCTGCCTGAATGGTTTACACTTCTTGTTGTATGGTCTCGAAAATCGCAACGAAACAGATTTAAAGGTAAGCCAATGGCGGGGGTGTACTGAGGCTTGCAGGGATTAGACTCCACATCAAGCAGGTCACTTATTACGGCcggtttttcctttttttggccCACAAGTAAAAGCACCGCCATAATGCAACGGATTTGGTGCCAGAGGAAGGCATTTGCTTGAATCTCCAGGTAGTACATGTCGTAGCCTGCGGAAAATTGCGCTTTAAAATCTTATATAACTAAAGCTTTTGCTCAGGAACAAACCGGAATTTGTATGATTTTCATAACAAGCTTCCACCCTGGCTGATTGCAAGTTTCTCATGTAGTTGGTTACTCCGTTGTGCACGTCCATTTTGCAGAAATTGCGAAAGTCGGCGTGACGCACTAGGAGATCACAGGCTTTACGCATGGCAGCAATGTCCAGGTCACCCTTAGGAAAGTAGTAACGATAGCTGCGAGAAACGCAATCAAATCGAGCGTTATAAACCGTACTGCGCAGTGGCATCCAAGCCACGCACTGAATGTTCTTGGGCAGCACTCGATTCAGGAGTCCACAGTAGTCGATCTCGGAGGAAAGCGATGTGGGATCCAGCTGAGATTCGGGTGGATGCTTGCTGCGCAGATCTATGGAGATGACCTGGCAGAAGGCGCTCACCTCCTTGTCTGTGCGTCCACAGCGGTGATAATTGGAAGTGGCGCGAGATTCGATGAGGCAGGTACGAGTCAGTGCGCGGAACAAGTTGGATTCTGTGGCAAAGCAAAAGATTTAGCAAACATGTGTTAGAGCTGTGTTAAGGACCTACCGATGGTATCATTGGAATCCTCCTGGCAGGCAAATCCTTGATAGTCCCAACCAAAGTAGGTAATCTTTAGCAAGACATGACGCTTGtgtgcactgaaaaaattGAATCATGGAACTTGATCTAATCTGGAAATGGTTCCACAACATACCTGCTCCAATCGAACATACGTATCTTCTGCACTTTGTTGGATGTCTTGGCCACCTGGCTAACTTTGCCATCCGCTTCTCCGCCAAATAATCCAGAGTATTCCTTATCATGTTTATCATGCTCGCTTAACTTTTTCTGCAGTAGATTCCGCAACTGAAAGTTATAGGCCTCCAGTTGGACAACCTTATCGATCAGCTCGGTTTGGGTCAGTTTTTCGAGAGCCTCTCGGCTTAAGCCTTTTAATCGTTTGTTTATTACAACTTTTTTGTCTTTTGTTGCACTCATTATGGAGGTTTATGAGACATAAACAATATAAAAGCAACACGTGAAATTCTTCTTAGCATTCGCAACGAAACGCGCACATAGACATGAGCAAGCTTTGCTAATAGCGCATATCCACTGGATGTTGCATGTTGTTTGTTGTATGAGAAAGCAGTTTAGCAATTTAAGCAATTCAGTAGGCGAAACTACAATTTTTCAGGTATCTTGAAGAATAAAACCTTTATTTAATAATCTTTTAAAGAAAGAAACTGATCAGCTTGTAATTTTGGTATTTTTATTGTGACCATTTGTATGTTTCTGACTTCAGCACGGTCACACTGTTCGCAGCCACTGTTTAtgttataatttattttggttGTATAAAAACACGAAAATCATCTGGAGTTCAAGCCAGCATATAAGTTAAGCGACTTAAAATCTTTCGCTGCCTTTTGCTGCTTCTGTGGTGCAGCATCCGCGGGTGAAGCACACCAAGAACGCCACGAAGAAAGGGGGCAGCAAGGACATCACAAAGGATGGACGCGAGCAGTTACAAGGTCGATGGCGAGAACGACAATTGCGGGGCGACCTTGGCCGCTGTAAATCTGAATGTCCTTCCCGATGAGATACTGGAGTTCATATTCACCTACCTGCCACCCTACGGCGACTTGGAGCACTGCAGCCTGGTGTGCAAGCGATGGCACGCCATTGTGAAGAGTGGGTATCTGGAAAGAGCGAACATAATACAACTTAACTATCTTCTTATCCTTTGCAGACCTTGTGCGCCGTTCCAAGCACAATCTGGAGAAGGGCCTTATCGACTTTCGACTGCGCTGGGAGGTGTTTTCCCAGCAGACAGTCAATGGCGGGGCTGGAGCACCATTATCCTTTATTGCCGGACGATTTGCTCACTCGGCTGTGCGGCAAGACAACTCCATGTACGTGTTCGGCGGCGGCTCCTCGTCGGACACCACCTTCAACGATCTGTGGCGCTTTGATTTGACGCACATGCGGTGGGCGCGGCCAGTGGCCACAGGAACATATCCCTCGCCCAAGGGCAGTGCATCAATGGTGGCGTGGCGGGACCAGCTGATACTCTTTGGCGGATGGCGATACCCCTCGCTACATCCGCCCTACCAACCATGGTGTTTATTTGACGAGCTGCACTACTACGATCTGGGAAAGAACCGCTGGCTGCTGCGAAGCTCCCTATCTTCCCCACCACCGATGGCTGGACACTCGGCCACGGTACATGGCGATCGGATGGTAGTTTTTGGCGGTTACCAGATCAAAGACGATTTCAATGTGAACTCGAACGACACATGGGTACTGGATCTGCCGGAGCAGCGCTGGTGGCAGCCACTCTTTGTGGGCAACACGCGGCCCAGTCCGCGATACGGACAAATCCAGGTAGAGTTGGGAAAGAATCACCTGCTGATCGTGGGAGGATGTGGCGGTGCCAATCGGGTGTACACTGATGCCTGGCTGCTGGACATGACCAGGGATGTATGGAGCTGGAAGTCTATTGCTGTGCGCAACAAGCGTTTTGGAGCCGTCCACATGTGGTGCAATCCCGGTTGCAAGGTCAACAACTACCTGGTGGTCGTGGGCCCATCGCCCAATATGCCGCAGGACTTCCAAATGATGAAGCAAAGCAGAGTCCCAGTCGTTGGAGGACGTGGACCTCCGCCGCCGAATCCTCTTCAAAATGTACCTCCAAGGGGATACCGGATACCAGTT
This genomic interval from Drosophila mauritiana strain mau12 chromosome 2R, ASM438214v1, whole genome shotgun sequence contains the following:
- the LOC117135452 gene encoding uncharacterized protein LOC117135452; amino-acid sequence: MRLFKTRKSTDTYSTLAAQQQQQQKQHQAEGSNISHSSNSSSNKSHTPATCSNRLNKSIVSSTSISSSLPDLHDKSPVMILSCTTLASNGATATAAVTATATGTAATSAGSLQQQQQQHLQHQQQQPLRTATPTCLLSGRQTPSAISVMSLQEATSLHRQQQQSHQPPTIYVPVPTKLGSNVNTGNSSATLLLSYGSTSSIANLQQQQQQHAAQYQQYVAQRLHAASSSCLYEKGTNASGGAASNKSSRSLTPNGHLPDYKLVTAVPVVVLDDEHKSNSLPATEAGRNSNSSSNMNGSSNSNSLDVSNSNSHSGSSTSLASTTRNVFTWGKRMSRKLDLLKRSDSPAAAHKSHSDLRSLFHSPTHHKSGSGGSSGPSSAKASPSPTGGHQNSSGSTTSTLKKCKSGPIETIKQRHQQQQQQSVQDVGTGQSQSAQSTPTHQFQAAARPQKALKNFFHRIGSTGMLNHRSHNLLKASEAAQQATPAATTLYRSSSTSQLSSSSYVKCDDPTEGLNLQREQREQRLPRIASLKSSSCDDIAKVSSCLTASTSSGSAAVSLGSPPSSAAAGGGGTASNNSGQHDPSRRGAFPYAFLRSRLSVLPEENHGNVPGHLKQQIQRQREQHQQHQRDLLQQEQTSSPLPQRRSPEQAMLNNVSRNDSITSKDWEPLYQRLSSCLSSNESGYDSDGGATGARLGNNLSISGGDTESIASGTLKRNSLISLSSSEGVGMGMGLSLGLGAPSTRNSSICSAPVSLGGYNYDYETETIRRRFRQVKLERKCQEDYIGIVLSPKTVMTNSNEQQYRYLIVELEPYGMAQKDGRLRLGDEIVNVNGKHLRGIQSFAEVQRLLSSFVDNCIDLVIAHDEVTTVTDFYTKIRIDGMSTQRHRLSYVQRTQSTDSLSSMQSLQLQQERIQGHNTEQEQEAQGEDQCDARSMASVSTMPTPMPLMQHRRSSTPRHSLDVGAPEHELLRRRARSSSGQRSLALTPTPLFASGSNSCSSSPNHRLLDNENDPANDTDSYTPVYANRAASVCVASSLADDEKWQLLARKRCSEGSALSATPNPQQFGQRTHYARNSINLANSHYRSLRFAHSRLSSSRLSLFMQAPPNSLTVGEGVANTPSSTATTTTDLTNQQQQQQNQQQTHQSLYIKHSPKSVSLFSPNPYVNASSSPASASTSAGAGSSLAPPAAALMHHRPSLPVAKLTIRDEEMAEVIRASMSEGSGRCTPKTITFFKGPGLKSLGFSIVGGRDSPKGNMGIFVKTVFPSGQAADDGTLQAGDEIVEINGNSVHGMSHAETIGLFKNVREGTIVLKILRRKLQKAKSMGC
- the LOC117135453 gene encoding tRNA pseudouridine(38/39) synthase, producing the protein MSATKDKKVVINKRLKGLSREALEKLTQTELIDKVVQLEAYNFQLRNLLQKKLSEHDKHDKEYSGLFGGEADGKVSQVAKTSNKVQKIRMFDWSSAHKRHVLLKITYFGWDYQGFACQEDSNDTIESNLFRALTRTCLIESRATSNYHRCGRTDKEVSAFCQVISIDLRSKHPPESQLDPTSLSSEIDYCGLLNRVLPKNIQCVAWMPLRSTVYNARFDCVSRSYRYYFPKGDLDIAAMRKACDLLVRHADFRNFCKMDVHNGVTNYMRNLQSARVEACYENHTNSGYDMYYLEIQANAFLWHQIRCIMAVLLLVGQKKEKPAVISDLLDVESNPCKPQYTPAIGLPLNLFRCDFRDHTTRSVNHSGSGDANEEAMDTVADESDDLNAPEHVERDLTAWIYNEENLQKLIENTQCEWTQFSVKSTMIRNVLQQLESLFEENFKPKEKVLAQVTLLQDSVNPRQYQPLLERKRCESLENRIEHFVKKQRLIVKNETETE
- the LOC117138626 gene encoding F-box only protein 42 is translated as MDASSYKVDGENDNCGATLAAVNLNVLPDEILEFIFTYLPPYGDLEHCSLVCKRWHAIVKNLVRRSKHNLEKGLIDFRLRWEVFSQQTVNGGAGAPLSFIAGRFAHSAVRQDNSMYVFGGGSSSDTTFNDLWRFDLTHMRWARPVATGTYPSPKGSASMVAWRDQLILFGGWRYPSLHPPYQPWCLFDELHYYDLGKNRWLLRSSLSSPPPMAGHSATVHGDRMVVFGGYQIKDDFNVNSNDTWVLDLPEQRWWQPLFVGNTRPSPRYGQIQVELGKNHLLIVGGCGGANRVYTDAWLLDMTRDVWSWKSIAVRNKRFGAVHMWCNPGCKVNNYLVVVGPSPNMPQDFQMMKQSRVPVVGGRGPPPPNPLQNVPPRGYRIPVPDRRLGGGLGGPGQNRGGNIRPGVGGAAAALGPQEQYLANRRAILNQHMQQAQQFLHNSNVNNNNNNYQPRSGRLSDLHAPPAPAAAASPPSPPVRPNAPPSPADGDVDAAQRLQRNLALRCRDNEPRLPKRFDELYEDPFRMAAFNVPTRSRSASRDHNERIRRMEEKMNAIRNSRRSAPAAAQVEPQPLRAPSPKRLRCNVQSLFVCDISGILDSSEPALEWVEYKNFGVLKGAPDRLILSSLIAGNGELILFGGVHKETLTDITHHVSNSIHFLSVPRDII